In Reichenbachiella agarivorans, one genomic interval encodes:
- a CDS encoding TonB-dependent receptor plug domain-containing protein encodes MKKLSSIFILSLSLYILNSGQVLAQENEDILDLSLEDLMNMEVTSVSKKSERLQDVASAIYVVTADDIMKSGATTLHEVLRNVPGYWGVQTSYSNVYASMRNSPTDNTDPGTVLYLLDGTPIQDLMGSVFSFRNFDIPLDEIDRIEVIKGSGGTVYGANSATGVVNIFTKNPEKYDGVNVRAEGAAPGYAAVSVRAGGKISEKIAVSGYAKYRYFSGWESMAGKDEDGNDVALQNGTTDFTENYDESNYYSLGAKLNFDVTEKSKLSARVHFNGRRENIYSSVYDQNFLLTRDDNLILNEVNANRTVANVRFDHNFSDNHSLFVRASTNIENDFYPVGGGMNISNSIYDFEIQDNVSLGQFNDLSIGANYRIVNFDINDINSTDYINYTNPQTTESIKGAFVQDKIKLLDEKLNFTLGVKAENYSLVNDKYYLSPMAKVAFIANRHITVWGGFTQSYTTPGFNNTNVNLFLFQTPDHATWTTLIGDQVTQGVYAQAYQQALDMGADDAAAQSEATNYIQSEEGMAVIDAQVTENSAPNVAVKNGTETVPTKFQTWEVGVKTNWGDKFQFNSTFYKTYITDGVSVNPGQQLLTDQQSITDNRITDYYLYGNYVSGESIGLETVIKYNPLQGLILEASHAWTETDWEYQKNDDFDISGVTQNPTPATSFMPKHVFRFKVDYSFGQGFNAVASLIQTSTFKTESAYYLETERYPTLIENELSPATTPLPTLVAENAPRTIVNLRVEKKLLDEKLSIYVFGNDITNSGKVADTDHLRYTTLSQIGAMYGAGLNYRLF; translated from the coding sequence ATGAAAAAGTTAAGTTCAATATTCATATTGAGCCTGTCACTTTACATCCTAAACTCTGGACAAGTATTGGCTCAAGAAAACGAGGACATCCTCGATCTGTCACTGGAAGATCTGATGAACATGGAGGTCACCTCCGTGTCCAAAAAGTCAGAAAGATTACAAGACGTGGCATCAGCCATCTATGTAGTCACTGCTGATGACATCATGAAGTCAGGAGCCACTACCCTACACGAAGTGTTGAGAAATGTACCTGGCTACTGGGGCGTACAGACTTCTTACTCTAATGTATATGCCTCCATGAGAAACTCTCCTACAGATAATACTGATCCAGGAACAGTTCTCTACTTGTTGGATGGAACGCCTATACAAGATTTGATGGGATCCGTATTTTCCTTCCGCAACTTTGACATCCCACTAGATGAGATTGACCGAATCGAAGTGATCAAAGGGTCAGGTGGTACGGTATATGGTGCCAACTCTGCCACTGGCGTGGTGAATATCTTCACCAAGAACCCAGAAAAATATGATGGTGTCAACGTACGTGCAGAAGGCGCAGCTCCAGGTTACGCAGCAGTGTCTGTCAGAGCAGGAGGTAAAATATCAGAAAAAATAGCCGTCTCTGGTTATGCCAAATACCGTTATTTCTCTGGGTGGGAATCCATGGCAGGTAAAGATGAGGATGGAAATGATGTCGCTCTTCAAAATGGAACTACTGACTTCACAGAAAACTATGACGAATCAAACTACTACAGCCTTGGTGCCAAGTTGAATTTTGACGTCACAGAAAAATCAAAATTGTCGGCAAGAGTCCACTTCAATGGGCGCAGAGAAAACATCTACAGCAGTGTCTATGATCAGAATTTTCTACTCACCAGAGATGACAATTTGATACTGAATGAGGTAAACGCCAATCGTACAGTTGCGAATGTCCGGTTTGATCATAACTTCAGTGACAACCATAGCTTATTCGTGAGAGCATCTACCAATATTGAAAACGACTTCTATCCAGTAGGTGGCGGTATGAATATCTCCAACTCTATCTATGATTTTGAGATACAAGACAATGTTTCGTTGGGTCAGTTCAATGATTTGAGTATTGGAGCCAATTACAGGATTGTCAATTTTGATATAAATGACATCAACTCTACCGATTACATCAACTACACCAACCCTCAGACTACAGAGTCAATCAAAGGGGCTTTTGTACAAGACAAAATCAAATTATTGGATGAAAAATTGAACTTTACATTAGGTGTAAAGGCGGAAAACTATTCCTTGGTGAATGACAAATACTATCTGTCACCTATGGCGAAAGTAGCTTTCATCGCCAACAGACATATCACGGTTTGGGGAGGTTTCACCCAATCTTACACCACTCCTGGTTTCAACAACACCAATGTCAACTTGTTTTTGTTCCAAACACCCGATCACGCTACCTGGACGACACTAATTGGTGACCAAGTGACTCAGGGAGTCTATGCTCAAGCCTACCAACAAGCTCTTGACATGGGAGCTGACGATGCTGCGGCTCAATCTGAGGCTACCAACTACATTCAATCAGAAGAAGGGATGGCTGTGATCGATGCACAGGTTACTGAAAACAGTGCACCAAACGTAGCTGTCAAAAATGGAACAGAAACAGTTCCTACCAAGTTTCAAACATGGGAAGTAGGTGTTAAGACCAATTGGGGAGATAAATTCCAATTCAATTCGACCTTCTACAAAACGTACATTACAGATGGTGTAAGTGTCAATCCAGGACAGCAACTATTGACAGATCAGCAGTCTATCACAGACAATCGAATCACAGACTACTACCTCTATGGCAATTATGTGAGTGGTGAAAGCATAGGATTAGAAACTGTCATTAAATATAACCCTTTGCAAGGACTGATTCTAGAGGCATCTCATGCATGGACAGAGACAGACTGGGAATACCAAAAAAACGACGACTTTGACATCAGCGGTGTGACGCAAAACCCCACTCCGGCAACATCATTCATGCCTAAGCACGTTTTTAGGTTCAAGGTTGATTATTCATTTGGACAAGGGTTCAATGCAGTAGCTAGTTTGATTCAAACCTCTACTTTCAAAACAGAGAGCGCTTATTACCTAGAAACAGAAAGATACCCGACACTGATAGAAAATGAGTTATCTCCTGCTACTACTCCTCTACCCACATTGGTGGCTGAAAATGCACCACGCACAATTGTAAACCTGAGAGTAGAAAAGAAATTGTTGGATGAGAAGTTATCCATTTATGTATTTGGTAATGACATTACCAACAGCGGTAAAGTTGCTGATACTGATCATTTGAGATATACAACACTAAGTCAAATTGGTGCCATGTATGGTGCAGGCCTCAACTACAGACTTTTTTAA
- a CDS encoding TonB-dependent receptor, translating to MYLRLVCLLIVVSSYVQAQQSQLVIQVMDGVVPLPFVSIVFKGNSTVGGATDSNGQLIISDMPYGQYQLIASMIGFQTHRQSILLNQGAHIIQIHLQEATTSLDEVVISGTMKEISKMESAVPVDVYSPQFFRANPTPSIFESMQNVNGVRPQINCNVCNTGDIHINGLEGPYTMVLIDGMPIVSGLSTVYGLTGIPQSLIERIEIVKGPASTLYGSEAVGGLINLITKQPDNVPMVSTDIFATTWGELNTDVGVKFKLSPKVHSLLGINYFYYQNPIDNNGDNFTDITLQNRVSVFNKWTINRAQQRQFSVAARYVYEDRWGGEMQWTPEDRGGDQVYGESIYTRRWEAFGTYQLPTQEIIKYQFSTNGHHQDSYYGDLSFRAQQSILFNQLTWYKTVGNHHDVLVGAAYRYTYYNDNTTATMERSITHLPGVFVQDEISINNQNKILIGSRFDYNSIHGSIITPRLNYKWNTQDKKTVVRLSVGNGYRVANVFTEDHAALTGARDVVFTEELKPEQSWNSNLNLVKKFLTPNGTYIGVDASIFYTYFNNRIVPDYDSNPNQIIYANLDGSATSKGISSNFDISWSGGLKALIGLTVMDVTLTEEGEKVRQLLTERVSGVWSIGYTFGASLLSIDYTGNLYGPMRLPLLGEGDNRPEYSPWYSIQNIQISKKFVNGLEIYGGIKNLLNFTPPANSIARAHDPFDQQVISDQNGQVIPTAENPHALTFDPSYVYAPNQGIRGFFGLRYHVY from the coding sequence ATGTATTTACGTCTTGTCTGTTTACTTATTGTAGTTTCGTCATATGTCCAAGCACAGCAAAGTCAGCTAGTCATACAGGTGATGGATGGTGTAGTGCCTTTGCCCTTTGTGTCCATTGTTTTCAAAGGCAACTCTACCGTAGGCGGTGCGACCGATAGTAACGGGCAACTGATAATATCTGATATGCCCTATGGGCAGTACCAACTCATCGCATCTATGATCGGATTCCAAACCCATCGTCAATCTATTCTTCTCAATCAAGGAGCTCATATCATCCAGATCCACCTGCAAGAAGCCACTACCTCACTGGATGAAGTAGTCATATCAGGTACCATGAAGGAAATCAGTAAAATGGAAAGTGCAGTACCAGTAGACGTTTATTCACCTCAGTTTTTCAGAGCCAATCCAACTCCCTCCATCTTTGAATCCATGCAAAATGTGAATGGTGTCCGGCCTCAAATCAACTGTAACGTCTGCAATACAGGAGACATTCATATCAACGGTCTCGAAGGTCCCTACACCATGGTACTCATCGACGGTATGCCTATCGTAAGTGGTCTATCCACTGTATATGGTCTCACTGGCATACCTCAATCACTCATCGAAAGAATAGAAATAGTCAAAGGTCCAGCTTCCACGCTGTACGGATCAGAAGCAGTCGGTGGACTCATCAATCTCATCACCAAACAACCAGACAATGTCCCAATGGTATCAACCGATATATTCGCTACCACATGGGGCGAACTAAATACGGATGTAGGGGTCAAATTTAAACTCTCCCCCAAAGTACACTCCTTGCTAGGTATCAATTATTTCTACTATCAGAACCCAATTGATAACAATGGCGATAACTTCACTGACATCACTTTGCAAAATCGTGTCTCGGTATTCAACAAGTGGACGATAAACAGAGCGCAGCAGCGGCAATTTTCAGTAGCTGCCAGGTATGTCTACGAAGATCGATGGGGTGGTGAAATGCAATGGACACCAGAGGACAGAGGTGGAGATCAGGTTTATGGAGAGAGTATTTATACCCGACGATGGGAAGCCTTCGGTACTTACCAATTACCTACTCAAGAAATCATCAAGTACCAGTTTAGTACCAATGGTCACCACCAAGATTCCTATTACGGGGATTTATCATTTCGGGCTCAGCAAAGTATTTTATTCAATCAATTGACATGGTACAAAACGGTCGGAAATCACCATGATGTGCTAGTGGGAGCAGCCTACAGGTACACCTACTACAATGACAACACCACGGCAACTATGGAGCGGTCGATCACACACTTGCCAGGTGTATTCGTTCAGGATGAAATTTCTATCAACAATCAAAACAAGATTTTGATCGGCTCACGATTCGATTACAACTCAATACATGGCAGCATCATCACTCCCCGACTGAATTACAAGTGGAATACACAAGACAAAAAGACCGTCGTCCGATTAAGTGTAGGTAACGGATACCGTGTAGCCAATGTATTCACTGAGGATCATGCAGCACTAACAGGTGCCAGAGACGTAGTGTTCACGGAAGAACTGAAACCCGAGCAATCATGGAATAGCAACCTCAATCTCGTCAAGAAATTCTTAACACCAAACGGAACCTATATTGGAGTGGATGCCAGTATATTCTACACCTATTTCAATAACCGCATCGTGCCAGACTATGATAGCAATCCCAATCAAATCATCTATGCCAACCTAGACGGATCAGCTACGTCCAAAGGCATATCTTCCAATTTTGACATCTCATGGTCCGGAGGACTGAAGGCGCTCATAGGATTAACTGTGATGGATGTCACATTGACAGAAGAGGGAGAAAAAGTCAGGCAACTATTGACCGAAAGAGTATCAGGTGTTTGGAGCATCGGTTACACTTTTGGAGCCTCTCTCCTATCCATAGATTATACTGGTAACCTGTATGGTCCCATGAGGCTACCTCTGCTGGGTGAAGGAGACAACAGACCCGAATACTCACCATGGTACAGCATCCAAAATATTCAGATCTCCAAAAAATTCGTCAATGGCTTAGAAATCTATGGAGGTATCAAGAACCTACTCAATTTTACTCCCCCTGCCAACAGTATAGCCAGGGCGCATGATCCCTTTGATCAACAAGTAATATCTGATCAAAATGGTCAGGTGATACCCACTGCCGAAAATCCACACGCATTGACTTTCGATCCCTCCTATGTATATGCTCCCAATCAAGGAATCAGAGGATTTTTCGGTCTAAGATATCACGTGTATTGA
- a CDS encoding HAMP domain-containing methyl-accepting chemotaxis protein: MKDQKTNTYLTMNKFKQFISSLNFSIGGKIRLSFLVLILVIVFNVIYTSLTLSTSINVLNTISQDVNPTLKTLGDFNQLIKDAKAYSTNWVYISTYEKDKEKLQEIHNTVYPEQKTKILSMIDQLELEEERMEITSIIDSFDAILTDQKTIMETLQSALDYEDPMMVFICEDLIESNIIPQSDELIDRLDATIKIKNEQSDMLKETMQSSFGDLRTTIIVLGIIAAVFAFLISNWLSRNITIPIKFLQDKIGQIQLGKIPEKISIQNKDEIGVMSMGINSLIDGFKSSSQFASQIGKGNLKAEFTALSHEDVLGNALLSMRDNLSLVINDTNEVVRLAGQEGKLGSRINVDDKEGAWNDLAQAVNDLLVSFATPILEVNKIVAATAEGDLTHRFTGESHGDIKILVDSLNKASENLNTLIRNIVTNANIVESSSIEMLGASEEMSSNTDEIASAISQMSSGAQNQVVKVDEASTLVENILASATQMGTKAETINEAAKSSVTKSERGRIVIENIGNAMKEIATYSRETYDSIKILTQRSTEISRVLGVITDIASQTNLLALNAAIEAAQAGDAGRGFAVVAEEIRKLAEDSRKSAQEIEKLVDDVKSDTQQASKVMETMTKSVTTGSEASTEASIAFREIAESTNQSLALSEDIVNATKLQSVDITQVVTITESVVVIAEQTAAGTEEVASSATELSSGMTNYNQKSEQLTKVAASLKEYAGQFKLQDKV; encoded by the coding sequence ATGAAAGACCAAAAAACCAATACCTACTTAACCATGAATAAATTCAAGCAATTTATTTCTTCTTTGAACTTTTCGATTGGCGGCAAAATTCGTTTGAGTTTTCTAGTATTGATTCTCGTGATCGTATTCAACGTGATCTATACTTCCCTGACGCTAAGTACGAGTATCAATGTACTGAATACCATATCACAAGATGTCAACCCTACGCTCAAGACATTAGGAGATTTTAATCAGTTAATCAAAGATGCTAAAGCTTACAGTACCAACTGGGTATACATCAGTACCTACGAAAAAGACAAAGAAAAGCTCCAAGAGATACACAACACTGTCTATCCAGAGCAGAAAACAAAAATATTATCAATGATCGACCAGTTAGAGCTGGAGGAAGAGAGAATGGAAATCACGTCGATCATTGATTCTTTTGATGCCATACTCACAGATCAAAAGACTATCATGGAAACGCTCCAGTCTGCACTAGATTATGAAGACCCAATGATGGTTTTCATCTGCGAAGACCTCATCGAAAGCAACATCATCCCTCAAAGTGACGAATTGATCGATAGACTGGATGCTACGATCAAGATCAAAAATGAGCAATCAGACATGCTCAAAGAAACCATGCAGTCTTCCTTTGGAGACTTGAGAACTACAATCATCGTACTAGGTATCATTGCAGCGGTATTTGCATTTTTGATCTCGAATTGGTTGTCTAGGAACATCACGATTCCGATCAAATTCCTTCAAGATAAAATTGGACAAATCCAGTTGGGTAAGATTCCAGAAAAAATTTCTATCCAAAACAAGGATGAAATCGGTGTGATGAGCATGGGCATCAACTCGCTCATCGATGGTTTCAAATCATCTTCTCAGTTTGCCAGCCAGATTGGAAAAGGTAACCTCAAAGCTGAATTCACGGCGCTGAGCCATGAAGATGTCTTGGGCAATGCACTCCTATCTATGAGAGACAATCTCTCTTTGGTGATCAATGACACCAATGAAGTAGTAAGATTGGCTGGTCAGGAAGGTAAACTGGGTTCTAGAATCAATGTCGATGACAAAGAGGGAGCTTGGAACGATTTGGCACAAGCTGTCAATGACCTTCTTGTTTCCTTTGCTACACCTATTCTGGAAGTCAACAAAATCGTCGCTGCCACTGCCGAAGGCGACTTGACGCACAGGTTTACGGGAGAAAGTCATGGAGACATCAAAATATTGGTAGACAGCCTCAACAAGGCCTCTGAAAATCTCAATACACTCATCCGAAATATTGTTACCAATGCCAACATCGTAGAGAGTTCTTCGATCGAAATGCTAGGAGCAAGTGAGGAAATGAGTTCGAATACGGATGAAATCGCCTCTGCGATCTCACAAATGAGTTCGGGCGCCCAAAATCAAGTAGTCAAAGTAGACGAAGCATCTACCCTAGTAGAAAACATCTTGGCATCTGCTACTCAAATGGGTACCAAGGCGGAAACCATCAATGAAGCAGCAAAGTCTAGTGTGACAAAAAGTGAACGTGGTAGAATCGTGATTGAAAACATCGGAAATGCGATGAAAGAGATTGCAACCTACTCCAGAGAAACATACGACTCCATTAAAATATTGACACAGCGCTCTACAGAGATATCACGGGTCTTGGGTGTCATTACCGACATTGCTTCACAAACCAACCTGCTAGCCCTCAATGCAGCGATAGAAGCTGCACAAGCAGGTGATGCAGGACGAGGCTTTGCGGTTGTAGCTGAAGAAATCAGAAAATTGGCTGAGGATTCTAGAAAATCAGCTCAAGAGATCGAGAAATTGGTCGATGATGTAAAATCTGATACGCAACAAGCTTCTAAAGTGATGGAAACCATGACCAAGAGTGTAACGACTGGTTCTGAAGCATCAACAGAGGCCTCCATTGCCTTCAGAGAAATTGCCGAATCTACTAACCAATCACTTGCCTTGTCTGAAGACATTGTCAACGCTACCAAACTACAATCAGTAGATATCACACAAGTAGTGACCATCACTGAGTCAGTAGTCGTCATAGCGGAGCAAACTGCAGCAGGTACAGAAGAAGTAGCCTCTTCTGCAACAGAATTGTCTAGTGGTATGACCAATTACAATCAGAAGTCCGAACAATTAACCAAAGTGGCAGCGTCTCTTAAAGAGTATGCTGGCCAGTTCAAATTACAAGATAAAGTTTAA
- a CDS encoding MFS transporter, which yields MTETNSSAHNEKRVLVIIVISQFLCTSIWFASNAVIDQLVTVYGFADDSLSVLTSAVQFGFIVGTLTYALFNLTDQYSPSKVFLLSAVLGALFNVMITVIDPNLLGFAGLRFFVGFFLAGIYPVGMKIAADYFKNGLGHSLGLLVGALVIGTALPHLLRGTFQALDWQLVFIVTSMLCTTGGLLIYWLVPDGPYRNPAKKIELGRFLDIFKNKQFRSAAIGYFGHMWELYTFWAFVPLIIQHFQIQHPKTTLPLNPAFLAFLIIAVGALACYLSGRLSQRFAPQKIAYLSLFGSMLCCIMTPWLLMVDEFFILYVFLLLWGILVVADSPMFSTLVAHSAPADLKGSALTLVNCIGFGLTIVSIQMINWLSEVVNFELALSFLAIGPFLALINHLCIKNR from the coding sequence ATGACAGAAACAAACTCAAGCGCCCACAATGAAAAGAGAGTGCTTGTCATCATTGTCATCTCTCAGTTCCTATGTACGTCGATCTGGTTTGCTAGCAATGCGGTCATCGACCAACTAGTAACAGTGTATGGGTTTGCAGATGATTCGCTCAGCGTACTGACTTCTGCGGTTCAGTTTGGTTTCATCGTTGGAACCTTGACTTACGCCCTGTTCAATCTGACAGACCAGTACTCTCCAAGCAAAGTATTCCTACTAAGCGCTGTATTGGGAGCCCTATTCAATGTGATGATCACTGTCATTGACCCTAACCTTTTGGGATTTGCAGGGTTGCGGTTTTTTGTCGGATTCTTTTTGGCAGGCATCTATCCAGTAGGAATGAAAATTGCCGCTGATTATTTCAAAAATGGATTGGGACATTCATTAGGTCTATTGGTGGGGGCGTTGGTCATAGGCACTGCGCTACCTCATCTGCTAAGGGGTACATTTCAGGCGTTGGATTGGCAGCTTGTGTTCATCGTTACCTCCATGTTATGCACCACAGGAGGTCTTTTGATCTATTGGCTAGTACCAGATGGGCCTTACCGAAACCCTGCCAAAAAAATTGAACTTGGACGTTTCTTAGATATTTTCAAAAACAAACAATTTAGATCCGCAGCGATAGGTTATTTTGGACACATGTGGGAGCTCTATACTTTTTGGGCTTTCGTTCCCTTGATCATCCAGCATTTCCAAATACAACATCCAAAAACTACCCTCCCACTCAATCCAGCCTTCTTAGCATTTCTGATCATTGCAGTGGGAGCACTGGCATGCTATCTATCTGGTCGACTCTCGCAGCGCTTCGCTCCCCAAAAAATAGCCTATCTTAGTTTGTTTGGTTCGATGCTCTGTTGCATCATGACGCCTTGGCTATTGATGGTTGATGAGTTCTTCATCCTCTATGTATTTCTACTCCTCTGGGGTATACTTGTCGTGGCAGATTCTCCCATGTTTTCTACATTGGTAGCACACAGTGCGCCTGCAGATCTCAAAGGGAGTGCCTTAACATTGGTCAATTGTATTGGATTTGGTCTAACCATTGTAAGTATTCAGATGATCAACTGGTTGAGTGAAGTCGTAAATTTTGAATTAGCACTTTCATTTCTAGCGATAGGTCCATTTCTAGCTTTGATCAACCATCTATGTATCAAAAATAGGTAA
- a CDS encoding PstS family phosphate ABC transporter substrate-binding protein, with amino-acid sequence MGIIKLLPAVLIILLFSCVSSEKEKAVLKVKGSESMHETFNALKKDFEKFQDKIVIEIDGGGSRTGLMGIKDQQIDIGLSSYEFNLDSVLGTNHGITDHIVAYDGIVIINNDKNPIKQLTNEQITKIYSGEISDWSELGGEPGRILPIIRNENSGTQKYFSEFFGLDTLSHEAVIASENNEIVTKVYEDKRGIGFIGFAYVTMNVNELQLPSVREADTFFISPSFKTIRKGEYPLRRALRIYYQSSGDEKLNTFLTYLESERAQMIIESNGLISNKKHENLSSL; translated from the coding sequence ATGGGGATAATAAAACTATTACCAGCAGTTTTAATCATTCTACTATTTTCTTGTGTCAGCAGCGAGAAGGAGAAAGCAGTATTAAAGGTCAAAGGCAGTGAATCAATGCATGAAACATTCAATGCACTGAAGAAGGATTTTGAGAAATTTCAAGACAAAATTGTTATTGAAATCGATGGAGGAGGTAGTCGAACAGGCCTCATGGGGATCAAAGATCAGCAGATTGATATTGGTCTCTCATCATACGAGTTCAATTTGGATTCTGTGTTGGGTACCAATCATGGTATCACAGATCACATTGTAGCATATGATGGTATCGTCATCATCAACAATGATAAGAACCCCATCAAGCAGCTCACCAATGAACAGATTACCAAAATATACAGTGGTGAAATTTCGGATTGGAGTGAGTTGGGAGGAGAACCTGGTAGGATACTGCCCATCATCAGAAATGAGAATTCTGGTACACAGAAGTATTTTTCAGAATTTTTCGGATTGGATACTTTGAGTCATGAGGCAGTGATTGCTTCTGAAAACAATGAAATCGTGACCAAAGTGTACGAAGACAAAAGAGGTATTGGGTTCATTGGATTCGCGTATGTGACGATGAATGTCAACGAACTTCAATTGCCTTCGGTGAGAGAAGCGGATACTTTCTTTATTTCTCCTTCATTCAAAACCATCAGAAAGGGAGAATATCCATTGAGACGTGCATTGAGGATATATTATCAAAGTAGCGGAGATGAAAAGCTGAATACCTTTTTGACTTATTTGGAATCAGAGAGGGCACAAATGATCATAGAAAGTAATGGCTTGATTTCTAACAAGAAACACGAGAACTTGAGTTCATTGTAA
- a CDS encoding ABC transporter ATP-binding protein: MLEAINLNKQYGAFTALKGLNLKIEPGEVFCLLGQNGAGKTTTINLFLGFLEATHGKALINNVEVKHNSETTNKMIAYIPEVVQLYGNLSGIENLDFFSRLAGYAYSPTDLGGFLNRVGLVTEVHSKKLSTYSKGMRQKVGVAIALAKNAKAIFMDEPTSGLDPKATAEFTAICKDLAASGKAIFMATHDIFNAVEIGTRIGIMKEGELVYDVSTTEINANELQELYLKTI; this comes from the coding sequence ATGCTAGAAGCAATTAATCTTAACAAACAATACGGGGCATTTACCGCTCTGAAAGGTTTAAATCTAAAAATTGAACCTGGAGAAGTTTTTTGTCTGCTGGGACAAAATGGTGCTGGCAAAACAACTACCATCAACCTATTCCTTGGCTTTTTAGAAGCTACCCACGGAAAGGCACTGATCAACAATGTAGAAGTGAAACACAACAGTGAAACTACTAACAAGATGATTGCTTACATACCAGAAGTCGTGCAACTCTACGGCAATCTATCAGGAATCGAAAACCTAGATTTCTTTAGCCGACTGGCGGGTTACGCCTATTCCCCGACGGACTTAGGAGGATTCCTCAACAGAGTAGGTTTGGTCACAGAGGTTCATTCCAAGAAATTATCCACCTACTCAAAAGGTATGAGACAAAAGGTAGGGGTGGCGATTGCTTTGGCCAAAAACGCAAAGGCCATTTTTATGGACGAGCCTACGTCTGGTTTGGATCCAAAAGCCACCGCAGAATTTACAGCTATTTGCAAAGACCTAGCTGCGAGTGGGAAGGCCATCTTTATGGCCACACATGACATTTTCAATGCCGTGGAGATAGGAACTCGGATTGGTATTATGAAAGAAGGTGAGTTGGTATATGATGTCTCTACTACTGAGATCAATGCCAATGAATTACAAGAGTTGTATCTAAAAACTATTTGA
- a CDS encoding YfiR family protein: MKKTFIISALLLSIACLGNQAFAQESKFKALFIYKFAEYVQWPTSPTVLTVGIVGTSDVKEKLASFAETKGGLEVISIKSASDAAKCHMLYVPESEEKNLSLYTSFINKKSILLVSDNSSKVGKGADIGFYLEDGKLRFKIDKNNIESKKMIPSSKLLALGQSIN; this comes from the coding sequence ATGAAAAAAACATTTATAATATCTGCATTGCTACTTTCTATCGCATGTTTGGGCAACCAGGCCTTTGCACAAGAGAGTAAGTTTAAGGCATTGTTTATCTACAAATTTGCTGAATATGTACAGTGGCCAACTTCGCCAACAGTCTTGACTGTAGGAATTGTAGGTACCAGTGATGTCAAAGAAAAATTGGCAAGTTTTGCTGAAACCAAAGGTGGTTTAGAGGTAATCTCTATCAAATCTGCCTCTGATGCAGCCAAGTGCCACATGCTATATGTGCCAGAGTCTGAAGAAAAAAACCTTAGTCTTTACACCTCTTTCATAAACAAGAAAAGCATCCTACTTGTATCAGATAATAGCTCTAAAGTGGGCAAAGGCGCCGATATCGGATTCTATCTTGAAGATGGGAAACTGAGATTCAAAATCGATAAAAACAACATCGAGTCCAAAAAAATGATCCCTAGCTCCAAACTCTTGGCACTAGGACAGTCAATCAATTAA